One genomic region from Quercus robur chromosome 4, dhQueRobu3.1, whole genome shotgun sequence encodes:
- the LOC126722379 gene encoding TMV resistance protein N-like, whose product MASTSVQTVPPPVYDVFLNFRGEDTRYKFTDHLYRALVDRKIITFRDDKELEMGKPISLELLEAIEKSRIAVIIFSENYASSTWCLEELAKIVECRDRGILTVLPIFYHVEPTDVRRQTNTFEGAFTEHEKCFKENPEKVQKWRAALTSVANLTGKPLKDGMHEANFIQSFVEWLNLILKEKCSNDIEDDLVGISSKDDLVGIRSRVEKVILDLDLESTDVRFIGICERSGMGKTTLARAVFDKIHNQFEACSFLENVREESKAHGLKTLQERLLCDMGKGGLRVKDEHKGMQVISEILHNKKALIVVDDVSERSQLEKLVGKHDLFGQGSRIIVTTEDKDLLASYEIKIVYKARGLNEVEALRLFSLNAFHKSHCENDFLDNCNNFVEYAQGIPLVLKVLGSYLCTRTKNEWKSAQNQLRAIPHEKTTKKLRIAFDGLGAEEKKLFLDIACFFKGEEKNRVADILETVYFLDIHLKNLIDKSLITLVRGEKLWMHNLLQQMGWEIVSEELEEARERCRLWCCDNVLDVVKNNTISGLLFRHKFREGTKHIEGMLLRLPPDEEVELNAESFSKMNKLRLLKICKVRLSCLSYLSNELCLLEWHDYPLESLPNSFQPVELVELIMPRSCLQQLPSEFSELGKLKLIDLSDSQNLTRTPDFTGFSNIERLNFQGCTRLRVLHPSVGGLKRLILLNLKDCKCLENLPDKLNLESLKTLILSGCSRFKKFPCIGRNMRSLLKLYLDGTAIEELPPTIGHLTGLTLLNLQDCKNLKSFPSDIHSLTSLEILTLSGCKCQPPISATLTFLRLISFLFLSFLAWGYTYLRIPICATIALSTYCFHNARHSEPEPINLLLSNSFSKFNTLVTLSLSDCNLLALPDDPSCLSSVEYLNLSKNNFICLPDYISQLSKLKILFLDHCSKLKSLPYVPLSTRLVSVQGCTALENYSNQVVVWTLGVAGFTIITCLGLAEDEDGTIAEVSLLDTHLLWQRYVKDQIHQMEGFCHVLPQIEIPEWFKHQRFGSFRPIPLPPNLFSNKNWKGIALCVIFVVPAHSNDVSPGEDTKYFHEFYCRLDINGDLIAFKVPKETDVGSFGLWLYISHARFRKHLDERSCITPLIGTNSPDIEIKMCGARILCKQDMGEFLQNLGQKIVGSPNDLRGELKSQLSRFNQGDWTRNHIFPQIASPPRWRPIPVTKLLPSNETIQGECTLQETIFSNQVIAAGTSKRSRQGSVYLGKISSSLKCWNNHEPDLQDHYPGTLNQCLPQSEIPGWFKSENIARSSSVTIQLPLNLYDNPEWIGFAFCAVFSFQKHPTSVPMKGSKFSFIIVCHLRTDLGCMNPLYSISEEDVILSLHQRGFLWLSFIPWWLLSPEWSRCTTVEFSFMSDNSAVSALKCGVDLVYRQKLEFTRRMVQCITSYGGPFTSYERFPFYHPDQFSGSDGSSGTSGHYSFDQFYKTAALDRYNNRSIFNQCILQSEISEWFSHDSLPSDLSPKFDFHPSTSYNFCFPPSKIQDWFSHPNHGHSVTIDLPSNLYHDSNWMGLVLYASFSIHGDPNIIFSNLASGKSHFLYCQCQTGMANVDNQKIAFSTNKEEITWLLNLGEFIWICYVPGEPFKNMLPHCSHIEASFVSDWSGVIVQKCALQLLYQHDQVQFEQELKHCNNLISENRKLVCKQQEDKKKKNEQYHVDEGFQRKIFSNIDFEGKIFPRLIEHAETDETEIQLGQSDLLENQEKVDKWRVASKELTKISGEHLEKGSWYINLYNYLFPDSNFSQSQTTTLHKTQDSDTHYTFQQHQQQEEELEESDELSQDEEEEEEEEERSLDGIYMRLKGVNVYPSKSDATPTSGEVPTKLTRKIKKSMSVKLESFHHEEEEDIKNIESRRPATVREGKVSVTEDEEVDAKADEFINKFKQQMKLQRLDSLIKWSGK is encoded by the exons ATGGCATCCACCAGCGTTCAAACTGTCCCCCCACCGGTATATGACGTTTTCCTCAATTTTAGAGGAGAAGACACCCGTTATAAGTTTACCGACCATCTATATCGTGCTTTGGTTGATAGAAAGATTATCACCTTCAGGGATGATAAAGAACTTGAGATGGGAAAGCCCATTTCGCTGGAACTCTTGGAAGCAATCGAGAAATCGAGGATTGCGGTCATCATTTTCTCAGAAAATTATGCATCTTCCACATGGTGCTTGGAAGAACTTGCAAAGATTGTTGAATGCAGAGATAGAGGGATATTGACAGTGTTGCCTATTTTCTATCATGTGGAACCTACTGATGTGAGACGTCAGACGAACACTTTTGAAGGGGCCTTTACTGAACATGAAAAGTGTTTCAAGGAGAACCCAGAGAAGGTGCAGAAGTGGAGAGCTGCTTTAACAAGCGTGGCCAATCTCACTGGAAAGCCTTTAAAGGATGG gatgcATGAGGCAAACTTTATCCAAAGCTTTGTTGAATGGCTAAATTTGATATTGAAAGAGAAATGTTCAAATGATATTGAAGATGATCTTGTTGGAATAAGCTCTAAAGATGATCTTGTTGGAATAAGATCTCGTGTTGAGAAAGTGATTTTAGATTTAGATCTGGAGTCAACTGATGTTCGCTTTATTGGAATATGCGAGAGGAGTGGTATGGGCAAGACAACTCTTGCACGAGCTGTTTTTGATAAGATTCATAACCAATTTGAAGCTTGCAGTTTTCTCGAAAATGTTAGAGAGGAATCTAAAGCACATGGTTTAAAGACTTTACAAGAACGACTCCTTTGTGATATGGGAAAAGGGGGATTAAGGGTAAAGGATGAGCATAAGGGAATGCAAGTTATCAGCGAAATACTGCATAACAAAAAGGCTcttattgttgttgatgatgtgaGCGAAAGAAGTCAATTAGAAAAATTAGTGGGGAAGCATGATTTGTTTGGCCAAGGAAGTAGAATCATTGTAACTACCGAAGACAAAGACTTGTTGGCAAGTtatgaaattaaaattgtatataagGCTAGAGGACTAAATGAAGTTGAAGCTCTACGACTTTTTAGTCTGAATGCCTTCCACAAATCTCATTGTGAGAATGATTTCCTGGATAATTGCAACAATTTTGTCGAGTATGCTCAGGGAATTCCTTTGGTTCTTAAAGTTTTGGGTTCCTATTTGTGTACTAGAAcaaaaaatgaatggaaaagtgCTCAGAATCAGCTAAGAGCAATACCCCATGAAAAAACTACTAAGAAACTTAGAATTGCTTTTGATGGATTGGGGGCAGAGGAGAAAAAACTATTCTtagatattgcatgtttcttcaAAGGGGAGGAGAAGAATCGCGTTGCTGATATACTAGAAACAGTTTACTTCCTGGACATTCATCTAAAAAATCTCATTGACAAATCTCTAATTACTCTTGTAAGGGGGGAAAAATTGTGGATGCATAATTTATTACAACAAATGGGTTGGGAAATTGTTAGTGAGGAATTAGAAGAAGCTAGAGAACGTTGTAGGTTGTGGTGTTGTGATAATGTCCTCGATGTGGTAAAGAACAATACTATAAGTGGATTATTATTTAGACATAAATTTAGAGAA GGAACAAAACATATAGAAGGCATGTTATTAAGATTGCCTCCAGATGAAGAAGTAGAATTGAATGCTGAATCATTCTCAAAGATGAATAAACTAAGATTGCTCAAAATTTGTAAGGTGCGCCTTTCTTGCCTCAGTTATCTTTCTAATGAGTTATGTTTGTTGGAATGGCATGATTATCCTTTGGAATCATTGCCAAATAGTTTTCAGCCTGTCGAACTTGTTGAGCTCATTATGCCTCGCAGTTGTCTTCAGCAACTTCCAAGTGAATTTAGT GAGTTGGGAAAGCTAAAGCTCATTGACTTGAGTGACTCCCAAAACTTAACCCGAACTCCTGACTTCACTGGATTCTCAAATATTGAGAGGCTGAATTTCCAAGGTTGTACAAGATTGCGTGTGTTGCACCCTTCTGTTGGAGGTCTTAAAAGACTTATTCTATTAAATCTAAAAGATTGTAAATGTCTTGAGAACCTTCCTGATAAGCTCAATTTGGAATCTCTTAAAACTTTAATTCTATCTGGCTGTTCAAGATTTAAGAAATTTCCCTGTATTGGGAGAAACATGAGAAGCTTGTTGAAGCTTTATTTGGATGGGACTGCCATTGAAGAACTACCACCAACAATCGGGCATCTAACTGGCCTGACCTTATTGAATCTTCAAGACTGCAAAAACCTTAAGAGTTTTCCGAGTGACATTCATAGTTTGACATCTCTTGAAATTCTCACTCTATCTGGATGTAAGTGTCAACCACCAATCAGTGCCACCCTCACTTTTCTGCGactaatttcatttctttttctatccTTCCTAGCATGGGGATACACCTATCTCAGAATTCCTATATGTGCTACAATTGCTTTGTCAACATATTGTTTCCACAATGCCCGGCATTCTGAACCAGAGCCCATCAACTTGTTGTTGTCTAATTCGTTCTCAAAATTCAACACTTTGGTAACTCTAAGTCTAAGTGACTGCAATCTGTTGGCACTCCCTGATGACCCTAGCTGCTTGTCATCAGTAGAGTATTtgaatttgagcaaaaataattttatatgctTGCCCGATTACATTTCTCAACTTTCAAAGCTCAAAATTCTTTTCTTGGATCATTGTAGCAAGCTTAAATCATTGCCATATGTTCCATTAAGTACAAGGTTAGTTTCAGTACAAGGATGTACTGCGCttgaaaattattcaaatcaaGTTGTTGTATGGACTTTGGGTGTAGCAGGATTCACTATTATTACTTGCCTTGGCTTGGCTGAGGATGAAGATGGCACAATTGCTGAGGTTTCTTTGCTAGACACACACCTATTATGGCAAAGATACGTGAAg gatcaaattcatcaaatggaAGGCTTTTGCCATGTTTTACCTCAAATTGAAATTCCAGAGTGGTTCAAGCATCAGAGGTTTGGGTCATTTCGACCAATCCCACTACCTCCAAATCTGTTCAGTAATAAAAATTGGAAAGGAATTGCTCTATGTGTCATTTTTGTAGTCCCAGCACATTCGAACGACGTTTCTCCTGGGGAGGATACAAAATACTTTCATGAGTTTTATTGTCGTTTGGACATAAATGGAGATCTTATAGCTTTCAAGGTTCCTAAGGAAACAGATGTTGGTTCATTTGGACTTTGGCTATATATATCGCATGCGAGGTTTAGAAAACATTTAGACGAACGGAGTTGCATTACCCCTTTGATTGGAACCAACAGCCCGGATATTGAGATTAAAATGTGTGGTGCACGTATTCTATGCAAGCAAGATATGGGAGAATTTCTACAAAACCTAGGGCAAAAAATTGTTGGGAGCCCTAATGACCTCCGTGGAGAGCTCAAGTCACAGCTTTCAAGATTTAATCAG GGAGATTGGACACGAAACCATATCTTTCCTCAGATTGCATCTCCACCACGCTG GAGGCCAATCCCTGTGACAAAGCTTCTACCAAGTAATGAAACTATACAAGGGGAGTGTACTTTACAagaaacaatattttcaaatcAAGTAATAGCTGCAGGCACTTCAAAAAGATCAAGACAAGGGTCTGTTTATTTAGGCAAGATATCAAGCAGCCTTAAATGTTGGAATAACCATGAACCAGATTTGCag GACCACTACCCTGGTACTCTCAATCAATGTTTGCCTCAAAGTGAAATCCCAGGGTGGttcaaatctgaaaatattGCTAGATCCTCATCAGTAACAATCCAGCTTCCTCTAAATTTGTATGACAATCCTGAGTGGATTGGATTTGCATTTTGTGCTGTTTTCTCATTTCAAAAGCATCCTACTTCCGTTCCTATGAAaggttcaaaattttcttttatcatcgtTTGTCATTTGAGGACCGACTTGGGTTGTATGAATCCATTATATAGCATCAGTGAAGAGGACGTAATACTATCATTACATCAACGTGGATTCCTTTGGTTATCATTCATTCCATGGTGGCTTCTTTCACCTGAATGGAGTCGATGCACTACGGTTGAATTCTCATTTATGAGCGATAATTCGGCTGTATCGGCGCTAAAGTGTGGGGTCGATCTTGTATACCGGCAAAAATTGGAATTTACACGTAGAATGGTACAATGCATAACCTCATACGGTGGTCCTTTCACATCTTATGAAAGATTTCCCTTTTATCATCCTGATCAATTCAGTGGCAGTGATGGCTCTAGTGGAACTTCTGGTCACTATTCTTTTGATCAATTCTACAAAACTGCCGCCTTG GACCGCTATAACAACCGTAGTATTTTCAATCAATGTATTCTTCAAAGTGAAATCTCAGAGTGGTTCAGCCATGACTCGCTACCGTCAGATTTGTCACCTAAATTT GACTTTCATCCATCCACTTCGTATAATTTTTGTTTCCCTCCAAGTAAAATTCAAGACTGGTTTAGTCATCCGAATCATGGACACTCAGTGACAATTGACCTACCCTCAAATTTGTACCACGATAGTAATTGGATGGGACTTGTTCTGTATGCTTCTTTCTCCATCCATGGGGATCCAAACATCATCTTTAGCAATCTAGCATCAGGAAAATCTCACTTCCTATATTGTCAATGCCAAACGGGTATGGCTAATGTCGATAATCAGAAAATTGCTTTCTCCACCAATAAAGAAGAAATCACGTGGTTACTTAATCTAGGTGAATTCATTTGGATATGCTACGTACCAGGAGAGCCATTTAAGAATATGTTGCCACACTGCAGCCACATTGAGGCCTCCTTTGTGAGTGATTGGTCAGGCGTGATAGTGCAGAAATGTGCGTTACAACTTTTGTATCAGCACGATCAAGTGCAGTTTGAGCAAGAGCTAAAACATTGCAACAACTTGATTTCAGAGAATCGAAAGCTTGTTTGTAAACAACaagaggataaaaaaaaaaaaaatgaacaatacCATGTTGATGAAGgatttcaaagaaaaatctttTCTAATATTGActttgaaggtaaaatatttCCAAGGCTAATTGAACACGCGGAGACTGATGAAACTGAAATTCAACTTGGCCAAAGTGACCTGCTA GAGAACCAAGAGAAGGTGGACAAGTGGAGAGTTGCTTCAAAAGAACTGACCAAAATCTCTGGAGAGCATTTAGAGAAAGG